In Porphyromonas cangingivalis, a genomic segment contains:
- the miaA gene encoding tRNA (adenosine(37)-N6)-dimethylallyltransferase MiaA has protein sequence MAETKTLITIMGPTASGKTSVAAHLAYLTDGVVLSGDSRQVYRRMDVGTGKDLGDYVVNGVQVPYFLIDICEPGEKYNIYKFKQDFHRIYNELPEAQPKIFCGGSGLYMEAVLGEYYLPDVPEDKALRTELQDHDLPALVEMLASYGPLHNTTDTENKKRVIRAIEIAEYRAKHPITSADTEHQALTSKIFVIDVDRDVRRARISSRLDARLREGLVEEVKGLLDEGISAEDLIYYGLEYKFVTEYVIGERTFESMKEALEIAIHQFAKRQMTWLRGMERRGFSLTYIQPRETPMETSRYILDRLIDERIITI, from the coding sequence ATGGCAGAGACCAAAACACTGATTACCATAATGGGGCCTACAGCCAGTGGGAAGACTTCCGTGGCGGCTCATCTTGCCTATCTCACGGATGGGGTCGTACTCAGTGGAGACTCACGTCAGGTATACCGAAGGATGGATGTAGGCACGGGGAAAGATCTTGGTGACTATGTTGTTAATGGCGTACAAGTCCCATACTTCCTCATTGACATCTGTGAGCCGGGAGAGAAGTACAACATATACAAGTTCAAACAGGACTTCCATCGCATATACAACGAACTGCCGGAGGCACAGCCTAAGATCTTTTGTGGTGGGAGTGGGCTGTACATGGAGGCTGTACTTGGCGAATACTATCTTCCTGATGTGCCGGAGGATAAGGCTTTGAGGACTGAATTGCAGGATCATGACTTGCCTGCATTGGTTGAGATGCTGGCATCCTATGGACCTTTGCACAATACAACGGATACTGAAAACAAAAAAAGGGTCATCAGAGCCATAGAGATAGCGGAGTATAGAGCCAAGCACCCCATCACTTCGGCTGACACTGAGCATCAAGCTTTGACCTCAAAGATATTTGTCATCGATGTCGACCGTGATGTGAGACGTGCTCGGATCTCTTCTCGCCTTGATGCAAGGCTCAGAGAAGGGCTCGTAGAAGAGGTAAAGGGATTGCTTGATGAGGGGATCTCTGCCGAAGACCTGATTTACTATGGCTTGGAATATAAGTTCGTGACCGAGTATGTCATCGGAGAACGGACCTTTGAGAGTATGAAGGAGGCGTTGGAGATCGCCATACATCAGTTTGCCAAACGTCAGATGACGTGGCTCAGGGGGATGGAGCGCAGAGGTTTTTCTCTTACTTATATACAGCCGAGAGAGACCCCTATGGAGACGTCCCGATATATCTTGGACAGGCTTATTGACGAACGTATAATAACAATCTAA
- the kdsA gene encoding 3-deoxy-8-phosphooctulonate synthase — translation MTLITKLREARQFFLMSGPCAIEGRDVVMKTAETLVALCDRLSIPFIFKGSYRKANRSRLDSFTGIGDEKALKILAEVRREFGVPVVTDIHEAHEAAMAAEFVDVLQIPAFLCRQTDLLVAAAKTNKVVNVKKGQFLAPSSMKFAADKLRSSGNDQIILTDRGTSFGYGDLIVDYRGIPLMQEENDCPVVMDVTHSLQQPNTSSGVTGGVPERIDTIASAAIAVGADGLFIETHPEPSEALSDGANMLRLDAMEPLLKKMIRIREAIL, via the coding sequence ATTACACTAATCACAAAATTGAGGGAGGCGAGACAATTTTTCTTAATGTCCGGGCCTTGTGCCATCGAAGGGAGAGATGTCGTCATGAAGACTGCAGAGACCCTTGTGGCTCTATGTGACAGACTGTCTATCCCTTTTATATTCAAAGGGTCGTATCGCAAAGCCAATCGTTCGAGACTTGACTCATTCACCGGTATTGGAGACGAAAAGGCACTGAAGATATTGGCAGAGGTGCGTCGGGAGTTTGGTGTCCCCGTGGTGACGGACATACACGAAGCTCATGAGGCTGCGATGGCAGCTGAGTTTGTCGATGTATTGCAGATACCGGCATTCCTTTGTCGCCAGACAGACCTCTTGGTCGCTGCGGCAAAGACAAACAAAGTCGTTAATGTCAAGAAGGGACAGTTCCTTGCTCCGTCTTCGATGAAGTTTGCAGCCGACAAGTTGAGATCCAGTGGCAATGATCAGATCATATTGACCGATCGTGGGACTTCGTTCGGCTATGGAGACTTGATCGTCGATTATAGAGGGATACCCTTGATGCAGGAGGAAAATGACTGTCCGGTAGTTATGGACGTAACGCACTCTCTCCAGCAACCCAACACTTCGAGTGGAGTGACAGGGGGAGTCCCCGAGCGTATAGATACGATCGCTTCTGCCGCAATAGCAGTGGGTGCCGATGGTCTATTCATCGAGACACACCCCGAGCCTTCGGAGGCTCTTTCGGATGGGGCCAATATGTTGAGGCTCGATGCCATGGAACCACTCCTCAAGAAGATGATCAGAATACGAGAAGCCATATTGTAA
- a CDS encoding endonuclease/exonuclease/phosphatase family protein — protein sequence MKQIISVAVATILLTLSVSAYAQQSFSKRLCIAFYNVENLFDTIDQENADEDFTPSGVNAWDETRYKQKLHNMSSVIAKIGTAQGPDVLGMAEVENRGVLEDLIAMPALADRGYGIVHYDSPDHRGIDCALLYKKSRMEILHSHPQPVIIPGEEDIKTRDVLYVKAKADGEILHFMVAHWPSRSGGEAASAPRRLAAAKTMKHLSDSILSTDATAKIIMMGDLNDDPVSPSMKDGLSIKYKTKDLQGTDLYTPMYDLYKAGYGTLAYRDVWSLFDMMMVSGNVVNTPEEDGYRLLFSKTQGFGAFIFNDKMLTQESGRYKGYPKRTIVGGQYQGGYADHFPVYLFLVK from the coding sequence ATGAAACAAATTATTTCTGTAGCCGTTGCTACAATCTTATTAACCCTCTCTGTGTCTGCTTATGCTCAGCAGTCTTTCAGCAAGAGGTTGTGTATCGCTTTTTACAATGTGGAAAATCTCTTCGATACTATCGATCAAGAGAATGCAGATGAAGACTTCACCCCATCAGGAGTGAATGCTTGGGACGAAACAAGATACAAGCAAAAGTTGCACAACATGTCGAGTGTCATTGCAAAGATCGGAACTGCCCAAGGTCCGGATGTCCTCGGTATGGCTGAGGTCGAAAACAGAGGCGTCCTCGAAGATCTCATCGCAATGCCTGCTTTGGCGGATAGGGGCTATGGCATCGTACATTACGACTCCCCCGACCATAGAGGTATTGACTGTGCATTGCTCTACAAGAAGAGCCGTATGGAGATTCTTCACTCTCATCCACAGCCTGTGATCATTCCCGGTGAAGAGGATATCAAGACCAGAGATGTGTTGTATGTCAAGGCTAAGGCTGACGGTGAGATATTGCACTTCATGGTTGCACACTGGCCAAGTCGTTCGGGTGGTGAGGCAGCTTCTGCTCCTCGTCGTTTGGCTGCGGCTAAGACGATGAAACATCTCTCAGACTCTATCTTGTCTACGGATGCCACTGCCAAGATCATCATGATGGGTGACCTCAATGATGACCCTGTCAGCCCAAGCATGAAGGACGGACTTAGCATCAAGTACAAGACAAAGGATCTACAAGGTACAGATCTTTATACTCCTATGTATGACCTTTACAAGGCTGGTTACGGCACACTTGCGTACAGAGATGTCTGGAGCCTTTTTGATATGATGATGGTTTCCGGAAACGTGGTGAATACTCCTGAAGAAGACGGATATAGACTTCTATTCAGCAAGACTCAAGGCTTCGGGGCTTTTATCTTCAATGATAAGATGCTCACACAAGAAAGTGGACGTTACAAGGGCTATCCCAAGCGTACCATCGTCGGTGGACAGTACCAAGGTGGCTATGCCGATCACTTCCCGGTTTATCTTTTCTTAGTGAAGTAA
- a CDS encoding chorismate mutase, protein MDAKITPLSLSPLFPDLEDHKPLIISGPCSAETREQILLSARGIAEAGVRVFRAGVWKPRTYPGGFEGIGEDALKWLVEAREETGLKIGVEVASPSHVRAALAHKVDMVWIGARTTSNPFTLDEIAQELQGHDIAVMVKNPIAPDMHLWLGAIQRLNSYGLTRLAAIHRGFGPGHKTHYRNLPMWKIPTRMRQLYPRLPFFCDPSHITGDRTLIAEVAQEAMDRCYEGLFIEAHCSPSEAWSDAAQQITPLRLKEIISGLKIGDCNPCLGEDIERLRQRIDEIDDEILRLLGERAGVSDEIGHWKSTNSKTAFQSERYQSMMMDRERRAERYGVSPELARDIFDLIHDASLKQQSEIIG, encoded by the coding sequence ATGGACGCAAAGATAACACCACTATCCCTGTCTCCCCTTTTCCCGGATTTGGAAGATCATAAGCCACTGATCATCTCCGGCCCGTGCAGTGCAGAGACAAGGGAGCAGATACTCCTCTCGGCAAGAGGTATTGCCGAGGCCGGAGTACGTGTCTTCAGAGCAGGTGTGTGGAAGCCTCGCACTTACCCCGGAGGATTTGAAGGCATCGGCGAAGATGCCTTGAAGTGGCTTGTCGAAGCCAGAGAAGAGACAGGTCTGAAGATAGGTGTAGAGGTTGCGAGCCCATCCCACGTGAGAGCTGCGCTTGCACACAAGGTCGATATGGTATGGATCGGGGCGCGCACGACATCCAACCCGTTTACTCTCGATGAGATTGCTCAAGAGCTTCAGGGGCACGACATCGCAGTGATGGTCAAAAACCCCATTGCTCCTGACATGCACCTTTGGCTCGGAGCCATACAAAGGCTCAATTCGTATGGACTTACACGTTTGGCAGCCATTCACAGAGGCTTCGGACCAGGGCATAAGACCCATTACCGAAATCTCCCGATGTGGAAGATTCCGACACGAATGAGACAGCTCTATCCTCGACTGCCCTTCTTCTGCGACCCAAGTCATATCACGGGAGATCGTACACTCATTGCCGAAGTGGCTCAAGAGGCGATGGACAGGTGCTACGAAGGACTTTTCATCGAAGCTCACTGCTCTCCGTCCGAAGCATGGAGCGATGCAGCCCAACAGATCACACCCCTCAGACTCAAAGAGATCATCTCCGGACTCAAGATCGGAGACTGTAACCCTTGCTTGGGTGAAGATATCGAACGCCTTCGTCAACGCATAGATGAGATCGATGATGAGATCTTACGTCTTCTTGGCGAAAGAGCCGGAGTCTCTGACGAAATCGGGCATTGGAAATCGACAAACTCAAAGACGGCCTTTCAGTCCGAACGCTACCAGTCGATGATGATGGATCGAGAACGAAGGGCTGAACGATACGGTGTATCACCCGAACTTGCAAGAGACATCTTTGACCTCATACATGATGCCTCCCTCAAGCAACAAAGCGAGATCATAGGTTAA
- a CDS encoding nucleotidyltransferase family protein, producing MKPTLFILAAGMGTRYGGLKQLDGVGPGGDTIMDYSVYDAVRAGFGKIVFVIREVFAKEFKEQVVAKYESIVPVEIVYQSVDDLPEGFVCPAGREKPWGTNHAVLMGAKVIKEPFAVINADDFYGRHSFQVLADALTKAEGTQGKYCMVGYYLGNTLSESGTVSRGVCSVDEHGKLRTVVERKDIERGDDGQIVFKEEGRKTPLADNTLVSMNMWGFTPDYFVHSEKAFVDFLKENIDSAKGEFYIPSVVNDLITTSKATCDVLETSSQWFGVTYPEDRPVVVANLKKLVEAGEYPEKLFASK from the coding sequence ATGAAACCAACCCTTTTTATCCTTGCTGCCGGGATGGGTACACGTTACGGCGGACTCAAGCAACTTGACGGTGTCGGCCCGGGAGGTGACACGATCATGGATTACTCCGTTTATGATGCCGTCCGTGCAGGCTTCGGCAAGATCGTTTTTGTGATCAGAGAGGTCTTTGCCAAAGAGTTTAAGGAGCAAGTTGTTGCCAAATATGAGAGCATTGTTCCTGTCGAGATCGTATATCAATCCGTAGATGATCTTCCCGAAGGATTTGTTTGTCCTGCCGGTAGAGAGAAGCCCTGGGGAACAAATCATGCCGTCTTGATGGGAGCAAAAGTGATCAAAGAACCCTTTGCTGTCATCAACGCCGATGACTTTTATGGACGGCACAGCTTCCAAGTCCTTGCAGATGCATTGACCAAGGCGGAAGGTACTCAAGGCAAGTACTGTATGGTCGGGTATTATCTCGGCAATACATTGAGTGAGAGTGGCACGGTCTCCAGAGGGGTTTGCAGTGTCGACGAGCATGGCAAACTGAGGACTGTGGTCGAACGCAAGGACATCGAAAGAGGGGACGATGGCCAAATTGTGTTCAAAGAAGAGGGTCGTAAGACCCCACTTGCAGACAATACTCTCGTCTCAATGAATATGTGGGGATTTACGCCGGACTATTTTGTGCACTCGGAGAAGGCTTTCGTTGACTTTTTGAAAGAAAATATAGACAGTGCCAAAGGAGAGTTCTATATCCCCTCGGTAGTCAATGACTTGATCACGACATCCAAGGCTACATGCGATGTCTTGGAGACTTCGTCTCAGTGGTTTGGGGTGACTTATCCGGAGGATCGCCCCGTCGTCGTTGCCAATCTGAAAAAGCTGGTAGAGGCAGGCGAATATCCCGAGAAACTATTTGCATCGAAGTAA
- a CDS encoding DHH family phosphoesterase: protein MKPIFEKSDIQTLKDQLSTPRKITLLSHISPDGDAVGSTLALSKVLKTLGHETKVVYPSYFPESFVVLHGVEDVIIALAKHDEAIPAIESAEIIFCMDFNEPKRVESLSTALQESKAFKVLVDHHLHPHPFVDITFSYPVQSSTCLLLYHLIEELGWMRHVDQDVAEAIYWGMMTDTGNFSYNSEDPDIYTTISALLEKGVRKDFLTAAVQRGFTVDKIRLNAHAIMNNMKVYSEYKTAIITLTNREKMDFNYRVGDTEGLVNVPLEAKDIELSIFIFEVNNLTKLSLRSKGDFPTNIFAKEFFNGGGHKNASGAEVYDTLGNTYDLVMRALKIMHP, encoded by the coding sequence ATGAAACCAATTTTCGAAAAGTCAGATATACAAACTCTAAAAGATCAATTATCCACACCTCGTAAAATCACCCTTCTCTCCCATATCTCTCCTGATGGAGATGCTGTCGGATCTACGCTCGCTCTATCAAAGGTACTGAAGACTCTTGGCCACGAGACCAAAGTCGTCTATCCGAGCTATTTTCCCGAAAGTTTTGTCGTCCTCCACGGTGTAGAGGATGTTATCATTGCCCTCGCTAAACATGATGAAGCCATCCCAGCTATAGAGTCTGCTGAGATCATCTTCTGCATGGACTTCAATGAACCGAAACGTGTAGAGAGCTTAAGTACTGCACTCCAAGAGTCAAAGGCATTTAAGGTATTGGTAGACCATCATCTACACCCTCATCCGTTTGTGGACATTACCTTCTCATATCCGGTACAGTCCTCGACCTGTCTCCTACTCTACCATTTGATCGAAGAGTTGGGCTGGATGAGGCACGTCGATCAAGATGTGGCAGAGGCCATATACTGGGGCATGATGACGGACACCGGCAACTTCTCATACAATTCGGAAGACCCGGATATATACACCACAATCTCTGCACTGCTTGAGAAAGGCGTCCGCAAGGACTTCCTCACTGCAGCGGTACAACGGGGATTTACCGTCGATAAAATACGTCTCAATGCTCATGCGATAATGAACAACATGAAGGTTTACTCCGAGTACAAGACAGCCATCATCACCTTGACCAACAGAGAAAAGATGGACTTCAACTATCGCGTAGGAGATACAGAAGGACTTGTCAATGTTCCCCTCGAAGCTAAAGACATCGAACTCTCGATCTTCATCTTCGAAGTAAACAACCTCACGAAACTCTCTCTAAGATCCAAAGGAGACTTCCCCACCAATATCTTTGCCAAAGAGTTTTTCAATGGAGGTGGTCACAAAAATGCTTCAGGAGCAGAGGTCTATGACACATTAGGCAACACCTATGATCTGGTCATGAGAGCTCTGAAGATCATGCATCCATAA
- the folB gene encoding dihydroneopterin aldolase has protein sequence MEIKETKIRLERVVAYARHGVMPHETLVGNEFYITLEVVFDATQAMKDDQLSGTINYADLYTLIQDEMKTPSELIEHVAGRILSRLEKEYPMIMEALIEIEKNSPPIPNYQAQRLYFSAKANFNKGNK, from the coding sequence ATGGAAATAAAGGAAACAAAAATCCGTCTGGAACGAGTCGTTGCCTATGCCAGACACGGAGTGATGCCACACGAGACTTTGGTCGGAAATGAGTTTTATATCACCCTTGAAGTTGTGTTTGATGCCACACAAGCCATGAAGGATGATCAACTATCCGGAACGATCAACTATGCAGATCTCTACACACTCATTCAAGATGAAATGAAAACTCCGTCCGAGCTCATTGAGCATGTTGCAGGTCGTATCCTATCCAGACTTGAGAAGGAATACCCCATGATCATGGAAGCTCTCATAGAGATCGAAAAGAACTCTCCCCCGATCCCAAACTATCAGGCTCAGCGACTCTACTTCTCGGCCAAAGCAAACTTCAACAAGGGCAACAAGTAA